One genomic segment of Chitinibacter sp. FCG-7 includes these proteins:
- the obgE gene encoding GTPase ObgE, whose translation MKFIDEAKIEVIGGKGGNGSASMRREKFVPRGGPDGGDGGKGGTVWAIADEDINTLVDYRFVRKYKAKDGEGGRGADCYGKGGDDIELRMPIGTTITDAETGELIADLTKNGERLPIAKGGQGGFGNLHFKSSTNRAPRQTTPGAEGERRELKLELKVLADIGLLGMPNAGKSTFIRAVSAAKPKVADYPFTTLHPNLGVVRIDENRSFVIADVPGLIEGAADGAGLGHRFLKHLQRTGILLHLVDLAPFDEGVDPVAEANAIVEELRKYDEELYNKPRWLVLNKVDMIPEEEREERVQAFLKAYGWDAGEYDEYAAFDPAKPRYFVIAGLTGEGCRDLTYAIADYLEQAKKLAKQQEEDAAARLAAEQEALLAARAAAIAANGDIE comes from the coding sequence ATGAAATTTATTGATGAAGCAAAAATTGAAGTGATCGGTGGCAAGGGCGGTAATGGCTCGGCCAGTATGCGCCGCGAAAAATTCGTTCCGCGCGGCGGCCCCGATGGTGGCGATGGCGGTAAAGGCGGTACGGTATGGGCGATTGCTGATGAAGACATCAACACCTTGGTTGATTACCGCTTTGTGCGCAAATACAAAGCCAAAGACGGTGAAGGTGGTCGCGGTGCCGATTGCTACGGCAAGGGCGGCGATGATATCGAATTGCGTATGCCTATTGGCACGACAATTACCGACGCGGAAACTGGCGAGCTGATCGCTGATTTGACCAAAAATGGCGAGCGTCTGCCGATTGCTAAAGGTGGCCAAGGCGGTTTTGGTAATTTGCACTTCAAATCGTCAACCAACCGCGCGCCGCGCCAAACGACGCCGGGCGCTGAAGGCGAGCGCCGAGAACTTAAACTCGAATTGAAAGTGCTGGCCGATATTGGCCTGCTCGGCATGCCAAACGCCGGTAAATCGACCTTTATTCGCGCTGTTTCTGCCGCGAAACCGAAAGTCGCTGATTATCCATTCACCACGCTGCACCCAAATCTTGGCGTGGTGCGTATCGACGAAAATCGCAGCTTTGTCATTGCTGACGTACCGGGTTTGATCGAAGGCGCTGCGGACGGTGCAGGTCTGGGTCATCGCTTTTTGAAGCATTTGCAACGGACCGGTATTTTGCTGCACCTCGTTGACTTGGCTCCGTTTGATGAAGGCGTTGATCCGGTCGCTGAAGCCAACGCGATTGTTGAAGAGCTGCGCAAATACGACGAAGAGCTCTACAACAAGCCGCGCTGGTTGGTGCTCAATAAAGTCGACATGATTCCGGAAGAAGAGCGTGAAGAGCGCGTACAAGCTTTCCTGAAAGCCTACGGCTGGGACGCCGGCGAATACGACGAATATGCGGCATTCGATCCAGCGAAGCCACGCTACTTCGTGATTGCGGGTCTGACCGGTGAAGGTTGTCGCGATTTGACCTACGCAATTGCCGACTATCTGGAGCAGGCGAAAAAACTCGCCAAGCAGCAGGAAGAAGATGCTGCCGCCCGTTTGGCAGCCGAGCAAGAAGCTTTGCTAGCAGCGCGTGCGGCGGCGATTGCAGCCAATGGTGATATTGAGTAA
- the rpmA gene encoding 50S ribosomal protein L27, producing MAHKKAGGSSRNGRDSEAKRLGIKVYGGELIPAGSIIVRQRGTEFHAGDNVGMGKDHTLFAKCDGYVQFAVKGALKRRTVTVLPYVGEEA from the coding sequence ATGGCACATAAGAAAGCTGGTGGTAGTTCGCGTAACGGTCGCGATTCAGAAGCCAAACGCTTGGGTATCAAAGTTTACGGTGGTGAATTGATTCCTGCTGGTTCTATTATTGTTCGTCAACGTGGTACTGAATTCCACGCGGGTGACAATGTAGGTATGGGCAAAGATCACACCCTGTTCGCAAAATGCGATGGCTACGTACAATTCGCAGTGAAAGGCGCTCTGAAGCGTCGCACTGTGACTGTACTGCCTTACGTAGGCGAAGAAGCTTAA
- the rplU gene encoding 50S ribosomal protein L21, with translation MYAVVKTGGKQYKVAIGEKLKVEQIAADIDSQIVLNEVLMVADGDAVVIGAPVVAGASIKATVISQGRGEKVRIFKMRRRKHYMRRAGHRQNYTEIRIDEIVK, from the coding sequence ATGTATGCAGTCGTAAAAACTGGTGGCAAGCAGTACAAAGTTGCTATCGGCGAAAAACTTAAAGTAGAACAGATTGCTGCAGACATCGACAGCCAGATCGTACTGAATGAAGTATTGATGGTGGCAGACGGTGACGCAGTAGTGATTGGTGCCCCAGTGGTTGCCGGCGCTTCCATCAAAGCAACTGTTATTTCTCAAGGTCGTGGTGAGAAGGTTCGCATTTTCAAAATGCGCCGTCGTAAGCACTATATGCGTCGTGCTGGCCATCGCCAGAACTACACTGAAATCCGCATTGACGAAATCGTTAAGTAA